The following is a genomic window from Puniceicoccaceae bacterium.
CCCGTCGAATCGCAGATTCCAGGTGTTCCGAAGTTTCCAGACTGCGAATACCTTCCTTTGTGAGATCCTGCACCCAAATGGGTTCTCCAAAATGAATCACGACCCGGGAAAACGGATACGGCAGTCGGGCTTTGTTCCAGGAGCGCTCAAAGATGCGGCGATGCTGGCTTGCCACTCCGGTTGGAATAATCGCACAGTGGGCCAGCTTGGCGATTTCGAAAACACCCGGTTTGGCTTTATAAATCGGCCCCCTTGGACCGTCGACCGCAATGGAACCGTTGTAGCCGGACTTCATGAGCCGCAACAAACCCCGCAACGCTTCAGAGCCACCGCGGCTGGAAGATCCTTTTGACGTCGCCCCGCCCATTCGCCGAATGACGTAATCGATCAGCTGTCCGTCCTTGCTTCGTGAGGTCATTGTCGCAATGCGATACCTTGCAACACAGTGCAGCACTGCAAGTTCGTCACGGTGCCAATGCGCAAACAGCACCGGCTGATGATGCTGCATCGCATGGGTCAGGAATTCAGACTCCACGATGCGTATCCGCCACGTCGCGGACCAGGTGCGATAGAACCCATAAATCAGGCGGGGCAACAGGTAACGTCGAAACATGCGGGGCACAGGCTATGTTACCAACCCACAGCATTTCGTCCCAAAAGGGAAGCATGGAAACAGGCCCTACCCCATAAAATGGCAATGCCAAATTGACGGGATGACTGGTACCGCCGACTTTAGCTGGCTCAGATGAGTCCCAACTCCATCTTTCCCTCTTCAGAAATCATGTCCTGATGCCAGGGTGGATCCCAGACGATTTCCACATTGGCACTGTCCACACCTTCCACAGCAAGCAGTCGGCACTTGGCATCATCGGCAATCACGGGTCCCATGCCACAACCTGGTGCCGTCAATGACATTGCCACTTCAATATGGTTCCGTTCGTCCTTCTTCTGGATTTCGACGCTGTACACCAGACCCAGATCCACAATGTTGACCGGAATTTCCGGATCAAACACCTGTTTCAGTTCCGCCCAGATGTCTTCAATGTCAGGCTCAGCTTCAGAACCAGAGCCTCCCGATGAAGCCGATACCGGAACCTCAGGTTCTGGAGTTTCACCAAGGGCATCAGCGTTATGCCGCGAAATGCGGAACATGCCATTGGCAGTCATCACAGTGAAATTGCCTCCCAGGCGATGCGTGATCACCACATTGCTGCCTTCCTTCAGGGTGAAGGGTTCACCTTGGGGAATCAAGGTAGCTTCCACATCGCGGGTTAGGATGCGATCATCTTCCATGGTATTCTATTCGTGGATGGTTGAACAAACAGGAGACGGAAGTCGGCCGCACTCCACAGAGAAACACAACCTTTTCCGAACTCCCTTTCGTCAGGTTCTAGAGGTGAAACTTCGATTGCACAAGCTTGCGCACACTTTCCTGAATTTCCGGATCTTCAAATTTCTCAATCACTTCCTCGAAGAAGCCGAAAACCATGAGCTGCTGCGCCACACGCTTTGGAATGCCACGCTGCATCATGTAGAACAACTCTTCGGGATCCAGCTGCCCCGTCGTCGCACCATGACTGCACTTCACATCATTTGCCTTGATCTCGAGACCGGGCAATGAATTGGCATCGGCGGTGGGACTGAGCAACAAATTGCGGTTCGTTTGATACGCATCGGTCTGCTGCGCATCCTTTGCTACCTGAATCATGCCGGAGAAGATCGTTCGGCTGTTATCCAGCAACGCGTTCTTATACAGCAGATCCGAAACCGCATTGGGTGCGTCGTGTGACTGGAAGGTGCGCTGGTCAAACTCCTGATCACCCTGCGCGACGGTCAGGGAATACAATGTTGCATGGGAACCGGGTTCCGCCATGCGGACTTGATTTTCAAAACGCGAGCGTTTGCCACCGAGATTCACCGCAAGGGTTTTGGTGGTGGCGTCCCGGCGTACAGCCGTCGCGTCCGCCTGAAAGGAAAGAGTCTGCGAACTCCAATTTTGCACACACTTGCGCAAGACCTGCGCATTTGCGCCAGCGTAAATGTTTCCCGATGCAATGCACAGAGCCGGAAGCGTGGGACTCACAGACTGGAAGACGTCAATGACATTTACCGATGCAGACTCCTCCGCGATCACGAGTGTATGCGGAAAGACCGCTACATTCGGCTGCGTGGTCCAGTGGTAAATCATCAGGGGCGATTCGATCACAACTCCCTTGGGCACAAAGACAACGCCTCCACCATGCGACAAGGCATGGTGCAGTGCCATGAACTTTTCACTGCCAAGGTGCGCCTCTTCCTGGAATAAGTACCGCTCCAGCAAATCAGCGTGTTGCACAATCGCCTCTGGCAGCGATTCAAAAATCACGCCCTTCTCGCTCAATTCCGGCGAAATGGGATCCACATGCACCAGATGATTGTCGGCAAAAACAAGCCTTGCTTCGGTGCGCGAATGCAGATTGGAGCCGGATACCACACAATCGACCACCTCCGCAGCAGGTTTGTCACCCAGGTGATAGTCGGCAAAATCCAGCTGCAGTCGACTGGCAAAGCGCCAGGTCTCGTCCTTGCGCTTTGGCATTTCCAAGGCCTGAAATTGCTGCCATGCCTCACGGCGCTTGCTTTCGATCCAGGCATTTTCTCCCGCGTGTGACTGCAGGAACGCCTCAAAGGTCGATTCCTGCGCAAGCGGTCCTGAAGGTACCGGCGCAGCCGGGTTCACTATCGTGTTACTCATAGAAATCATGATGGTTTGATAATGCGGTAACAGACCTGCTCAACCGACCGACCCTTCCATCTCGAGGTCGATCAGGCGCTTCAGTTCCACGCTGTACTCCATAGGGAAATATTTCACGAGATCGTTCACAAAACCGTTCACACTGAGGCTCATGGCTTCTCCTTCACTCAGGCCGCGCTGCATCATGTAGAAAATCTGCTCGGCACTGACCTTGGAGACACTCGCCTCGTGCTGCACGGAATTGCCATTGCCGCGCACTGTAATCGCAGGAAAAGTGTCCGTCTGACTGTTCGTATTGATCAGCAGCGCATCACATTCCGTATTGTTCTTGCACCCCTTGAGGTGATCGGGAATGTGCACCTGCCCACGGTAGGTGGAGCGCCCATTTCCGATCGAAATACTCTTCGATATGATGTTGCTGCTGGTTTCATCGGCACGGTGAATCATTTTCGCACCTGTGTCCTGATGTTGTCCATCGTTGGCCAGTGCAATGGAGAGCACCTCTCCTCTCGCCTTGCGTCCATTGAGCACAACCCCCGGATATTTCATGGTCAGACGGGAACCAATGTTACAGTCAATCCAGCGAATTTCTGCCTCTTCTTCTGCTAGACCGCGCTTGGTCACCAGATTGAAGACATTGTTCGACCAGTTCTGAACCGTGATGTACTGGATTTTCGCACCCTTGAGTGCCACGAGTTCCACCACCGCACTGTGCAGCGTTGCGGTTTCAAATTTCGGGGCGGTACAGCCTTCCATGTAAGTCAGTTCCGCTCCTTCATCAGCAATGATCAAGGTGCGTTCGAACTGGCCAAAATTCTCCGCATTGATTCGGAAATAGGCCTGTAAGGGCTGCGACACCTTTACACCGGGCGGCACATAAATGAAACTGCCACCGCTGAAAACGGCTGAGTTCAGTGCGGCAAACTTGTTGTCGTTGGTCGGGATTACCTTTC
Proteins encoded in this region:
- the sufT gene encoding putative Fe-S cluster assembly protein SufT, which codes for MEDDRILTRDVEATLIPQGEPFTLKEGSNVVITHRLGGNFTVMTANGMFRISRHNADALGETPEPEVPVSASSGGSGSEAEPDIEDIWAELKQVFDPEIPVNIVDLGLVYSVEIQKKDERNHIEVAMSLTAPGCGMGPVIADDAKCRLLAVEGVDSANVEIVWDPPWHQDMISEEGKMELGLI
- the sufD gene encoding Fe-S cluster assembly protein SufD, with the protein product MSNTIVNPAAPVPSGPLAQESTFEAFLQSHAGENAWIESKRREAWQQFQALEMPKRKDETWRFASRLQLDFADYHLGDKPAAEVVDCVVSGSNLHSRTEARLVFADNHLVHVDPISPELSEKGVIFESLPEAIVQHADLLERYLFQEEAHLGSEKFMALHHALSHGGGVVFVPKGVVIESPLMIYHWTTQPNVAVFPHTLVIAEESASVNVIDVFQSVSPTLPALCIASGNIYAGANAQVLRKCVQNWSSQTLSFQADATAVRRDATTKTLAVNLGGKRSRFENQVRMAEPGSHATLYSLTVAQGDQEFDQRTFQSHDAPNAVSDLLYKNALLDNSRTIFSGMIQVAKDAQQTDAYQTNRNLLLSPTADANSLPGLEIKANDVKCSHGATTGQLDPEELFYMMQRGIPKRVAQQLMVFGFFEEVIEKFEDPEIQESVRKLVQSKFHL
- a CDS encoding DUF374 domain-containing protein; the protein is MFRRYLLPRLIYGFYRTWSATWRIRIVESEFLTHAMQHHQPVLFAHWHRDELAVLHCVARYRIATMTSRSKDGQLIDYVIRRMGGATSKGSSSRGGSEALRGLLRLMKSGYNGSIAVDGPRGPIYKAKPGVFEIAKLAHCAIIPTGVASQHRRIFERSWNKARLPYPFSRVVIHFGEPIWVQDLTKEGIRSLETSEHLESAIRRGCQRARDLGREHWGNSRRSSDGFTDVSDVQ
- the sufB gene encoding Fe-S cluster assembly protein SufB; the encoded protein is MTQATAIDIDREKGNFSYETTYEFDAGTGLNEGVIQYISDVKGEDDWVRDFRLKALSTFERMGMPTHWATKDLENIDFDKIRYYLSKGQRASRTWEEVPDEIKQTFERLGIPEQERKFLAGVEAQFDSEAAYSRMKEGLEKEGVIFMGSSDALKEHPEIFRKFFGKVIPTNDNKFAALNSAVFSGGSFIYVPPGVKVSQPLQAYFRINAENFGQFERTLIIADEGAELTYMEGCTAPKFETATLHSAVVELVALKGAKIQYITVQNWSNNVFNLVTKRGLAEEEAEIRWIDCNIGSRLTMKYPGVVLNGRKARGEVLSIALANDGQHQDTGAKMIHRADETSSNIISKSISIGNGRSTYRGQVHIPDHLKGCKNNTECDALLINTNSQTDTFPAITVRGNGNSVQHEASVSKVSAEQIFYMMQRGLSEGEAMSLSVNGFVNDLVKYFPMEYSVELKRLIDLEMEGSVG